A region of the Bacteroidia bacterium genome:
GAGAGGCTTCTACCAAAGACGGAGTATAGCTTGCTAATAGATAATTTTGATATAAGCATAAAGTAAGAATATCTCGATTTTTGGGGTCATAGAGTTCAATCAGTTCATTTCCTTGAAAAGATCGTTCTGTAACTTTAAATCCTTGCTGACCGGCAATCGTTCTAATTAGCTTTCCTAAAAAATATATTTTGCTAATTTCTTGTAAATCAACGATATACAGGAAGTCGTAATCTTTAAGGCGGGTTAAATGGGCTGATATTAACAATTGTCTGGAGCCTAAGAAACTAAGCGTACTTTCATTTTGCTGGATTAGGGAATCTAAGAAGAGGCAGCTATTATTTATTTCTGCAAATTCCGGGTGGGTTCTCAGATGTTTCCAAAAGTTAGTTTGCCGAAGTGTGTTCCATGCTTGGATAGGTTCATGGGTTTCTACCACAAACACAGTATTGGCAGGTACTAAGCCCCATGAGCGCGTAGCCGGTGTTTTTTTTAGGAAATATAAATATCCTACGTAACCCAAACCGGCTATTACCAACAAGAAAAAAAGCCATTTAGCTACTTTCATGGTGATTTTTTGTCATTTTGAGTATCTATATCTTGGGGAGTAGGAGTGTTTAGTTTATCCAACATATCCAGCACTATGGTATGTAAATCGCCCCGATTGGGAAGAACTCCCATCATTCCATACATAGCTGCTTGCCGTTTGGGTATTCCTTCACCACCCATATTGCTACCAAAGGAAGTTAATTTGCTAACTACTTTTTCCGGTAATAGTCGGGTTAGTGTTTTGGCTATTCCTACTACTACTTTGTTTGAAACTTTATTAAGGCTAAATTTTTGTACTTTTTCGCAGGCTAAGGATAGGTCATTAATAAATTCATCAACAAAAGGGGTATTTCCGAATGAGATTGTTAGGTGTATAGATGGCGGAAGTTGCTGTCTATCTAATGCCCAGCCTTTTAAGGTGAGTTCATCTGCTACCTGATAGATGTCAAATTTATCTGAAGCGAGGGCAAGTACAGTAGCTTCTGGGTTTGAAATCACATATAAACCGGATATTTTTTTTACAGCTTCTTGGATTTTAAGGCTGGCATCCATCACTGATTTGGTGAGTTCTAAGTAGCCCTCTATTCCTAAGTGGTTGATTAAAGCCCATGCAGAGGCTATTGCGCCTCCTGGTCGGGTACCCGTTATGGTGGCAGAAGCATAAAGTCCGCCCGTCCACTCTGTATAAGCAAAGAACTGATGCCTGCGATAGCTTTTATCTCGGTACAAAACGACCGATGTTCCCTTTGGGCAATATCCGTACTTATGTAAATCAACAGACATAGAGCGCACTCCCGGAACCCGAAAATCAAATACCGGAATCGGATAGCCTAATTTCTCTACAAAAGGGAGCAGCATACCCCCAACACAAGCATCTACATGAAGCCAGATGTCGTATTCTACGGCAAGGTCTCCCAACTCAGCAATTGGATCAACAAGCCCATGCGGATAAGAAGGAGATGAACCTACTATCAAAATGGTATTTGGATTAATTATTTTTCGGACAGCTTCAGTATCCACTCTGCCGTCTGGGCGCAGTGGAGCATGATGAATGGTAAGGTTAAAGTAATGAGCTGCTTTATCGAAGGCGGGGTGTACAGAGACAGGGACTATTATTTCCGGTTTCTGAATGTGGGTTTTGTAGGCACATGCACGCTCGCGGGCAGCAAATACCGCCATCAAAATACTTTCGGTACCTCCGGCAGTCATACTCCCGGCTCCATTTTGGGGCAAATTGAGTAAATCTCCAACCATAGATACTGTTTCTGTTTCAAATTTCCGAAGGCTTGGGAAAGCACTGATATTTAGACCGTTTTCACAGAAAAAACGAGTATAGGCTTCTTTTGCAAATTGCAAAATCTCCTCTCCCGGGTAATATACCAAACTGAATGTTCTTCCTTTTTTCCATACAACATCTTGCTTAGCGGATTCTTCCATACGGGAAAAAATAGTGCTTTTTAAGGTTTTGTTTTGGGGAAATATAATTTTTGTTGATTCCATAGGCGTAAATTAACGCACTTTAATTTCCAAATTTAAAGCATTTTTGTATAATAACTGTACCATCGTGATAAACAAAATAATCAACTGCTACGCGAACTATTTAGTTTTTTTTAAGTAAATAGCTATCAACTTGATAGTAATTTACAGTATAATAATTCTAATGTTCCACCAATGAATTGTTTATTATGATACAGCCATGGTTCTCAGTGTCTTATATGGAGGATTTAGAAGATAGTTTGTATATGTATAAAATTTTTTACATAAATTTGGGTAATTTTTGGCCATGCGCGGATTAAATAAAGTTTTATTAATTGGAAAATTGGGAAAAGATCCTGAAATTCAGACTCTTGAAGGTGGTGTTACTTTAGCTAAGTTCTCATTAGCTACGTCTGAAAGTTACAAAGATGATAAAGGTATTTTACATTCAGAAGCAGAGTGGCATAACATTTTGCTTTGGCGTAATTTAGCAGAGTTAGCTGAAAAATACCTAAGAAAAGGAAGTACTATTTATCTTGAAGGTAAGATAAAATCCCGCAGCTATGAAGATAAAGCCGGTAATAAAAGATATATAACAGAAATTGTGGGTGATAGCTTTATTATGCTGGATAAAAAAACCGAAACTCAACAACCACCGTTGTAAAATAGCCCTTCTAAAAAAACAACAGTAGCCCTAAAAGTATCAAAAATCTTTACTTTTAGGGTTACTACAATATTGTGAAGTTATTAGACTGCTTTGCTCGGTTGTCTTTGAAAGGAGGCAATGAAGATAATCAGCCCACTCAGTAAACTAACGAAGAATAAGTCTCCCAGTAAGGAATAATGGAAAAATGGAATGGCTGCTGCATAGCACATAAATAAGCCGGATAAATTAGGTGCATACATACCGGTTGTGAGCCAAACTCCCAAATTTGTAAGTATAAAAAATACAATACTTGCTAATAATGAAGCTAATATCGTTTTTTTCCAAGTAATTGAGGCTATCCACTTTCCGATAAAAGTAGTTAGAACCACCCCGATATAGACAAACAGCATCGTTTCATGGAAGCCTATCCATAAATCAGAGAGAAAGACTGCTGCTAATGGAATCACTATCGGCAGAACTGTTCCGGAGAGAAACATCCCGCCAAGTAAGGCCATTGCGCCTATGGGAGTAAAATTTGGCGGATGTGGAATTAGGCGCGCAAAGGCTGCCAATAAAATAATAACGGAAATTTGAAAAATAGTTGGTTTAAGTTTCATCACGATGTAGTTAAAGCTCTTGATATAACAATTTTTTGTATCTCGGTAGTTCCCTCGTAAATCTCTGTAATTTTTGCATCCCTAAATAACCGTTCTACGTGGTATTCTTTGACGTATCCATTACCGCCATGAATCTGAACGGCTTCTGTAGCTACGTAATTAGCCATTTTAGAGGCATAGTATTTAGCCATAGATCCGGATAAGTCATAATTGGCGTGCATATCTTTGTCGTGGGCAGCTTTCCATACTAACAATCTGGCAGCGTCCACTTCTGTGGCCATATTAGCTAATTTAAACTGAATAGCTTGATGATTAGCGATTTCTGTTCCGAAGGCTTTCCGCTGTTTTGCATATTCTACGGCAAAATCATAGGCACCTGCCCCAATTCCGAGAGCTTGTGCAGCTATGCCTATACGCCCTCCTGACAACGT
Encoded here:
- a CDS encoding aspartate aminotransferase family protein; the encoded protein is MESTKIIFPQNKTLKSTIFSRMEESAKQDVVWKKGRTFSLVYYPGEEILQFAKEAYTRFFCENGLNISAFPSLRKFETETVSMVGDLLNLPQNGAGSMTAGGTESILMAVFAARERACAYKTHIQKPEIIVPVSVHPAFDKAAHYFNLTIHHAPLRPDGRVDTEAVRKIINPNTILIVGSSPSYPHGLVDPIAELGDLAVEYDIWLHVDACVGGMLLPFVEKLGYPIPVFDFRVPGVRSMSVDLHKYGYCPKGTSVVLYRDKSYRRHQFFAYTEWTGGLYASATITGTRPGGAIASAWALINHLGIEGYLELTKSVMDASLKIQEAVKKISGLYVISNPEATVLALASDKFDIYQVADELTLKGWALDRQQLPPSIHLTISFGNTPFVDEFINDLSLACEKVQKFSLNKVSNKVVVGIAKTLTRLLPEKVVSKLTSFGSNMGGEGIPKRQAAMYGMMGVLPNRGDLHTIVLDMLDKLNTPTPQDIDTQNDKKSP
- the ssb gene encoding single-stranded DNA-binding protein; the encoded protein is MRGLNKVLLIGKLGKDPEIQTLEGGVTLAKFSLATSESYKDDKGILHSEAEWHNILLWRNLAELAEKYLRKGSTIYLEGKIKSRSYEDKAGNKRYITEIVGDSFIMLDKKTETQQPPL